The Setaria italica strain Yugu1 chromosome IX, Setaria_italica_v2.0, whole genome shotgun sequence genome has a window encoding:
- the LOC101766356 gene encoding probable chromo domain-containing protein LHP1 yields the protein MGRSRKDSGDLAEALEEDEEEAEEQTEGEEEEGEEEEQTEEGEGEEDEAEAEAETPAQDAVDPPKLAEGYFEIEAIRRRRLRKGQLQYLVKWRGWPESANTWEPLENLKACSDIVDAFDKRSRSPRSSRKRKRKAATTSTSDPNPSRGKRGRPPRSEARSMTGHHAPEPKKMPCRTSSRRASNNGNKSLFGGLEASVNVLGQRVVQEGSSGVVSVGFPSQGAPLSVSLTDQQDEHQLANGSSKVESSVRPPPSQGGQITGAKKRKSGCVRRFKQDEVAPQEQGDIRDRTTDKPGNEYVDSTEGETGDKNKGDDSASHIHNPKIIKIIKPVRYFATVVDGVQQVAISFKALRSDGKEVLVDDKLLKAKEPLVLIEYYEQHLRYNPTSTH from the exons ATGGGGCGGAGCAGAAAGGATTCCGGCGATCTGGCGGAGGCTCtcgaggaggacgaagaggaggcggaggaacAGACTGagggcgaggaagaagagggggaggaagaggagcagacggaggagggggaaggtgaggaggatgaggccgaggccgaggcggagaCGCCGGCGCAGGACGCCGTGGACCCGCCGAAGCTGGCCGAGGGCTACTTCGAGATCGAGGccatccgtcgccgccgcctgcgcaaGGGCCAGCTCCAGTACCTCGTCAAGTG GCGTGGGTGGCCGGAGAGTGCTAACACATGGGAACCCCTTGAAAACCTGAAGGCCTGCTCCGACATTGTTGATGCTTTTGATAAGCG GTCACGGTCGCCAAGGTCCTCTCGGAAGCGAAAGCGTAAGGCTGCTACTACTTCAACATCCGATCCTAACCCTTCTCGTGGCAAACGGGGTCGCCCACCTCGGTCGGAGGCCCGATCCATGACAGGCCATCATGCCCCAGAACCCAAAAAAATGCCCTGCAGGACAAGTAGTAGGAGAGCCAGTAATAATGGTAACAAGAGCTTGTTTGGTGGACTTGAGGCATCAGTCAATGTGCTTGGGCAAAGAGTAGTCCAGGAGGGTAGTTCGGGTGTAGTTTCAGTTGGGTTTCCATCACAAGGGGCTCCTCTGTCTGTTAGCTTGACTGACCAACAAGACGAGCATCAGCTTGCGAATGGTTCATCAAAGGTGGAAAGTTCGGTACGACCACCCCCATCTCAGGGTGGCCAGATAACTGGTGCAAAGAAGCGCAAGTCCGGATGTGTTAGGAGGTTCAAGCAGGATGAAGTAGCACCACAAGAACAAGGAGATATTCGTGATCGCACAACTGACAAGCCTGGCAACGAGTATGTTGATTCCACAGAAGGAgaaactggtgataaaaacaaGGGGGATGACTCTGCTAGCCATATTCATAATCCTAAGATCATCAAGATCATCAAGCCAGTGCGCTATTTTGCCACTGTTGTGGATGGCGTGCAGCAAGTGGCAATATCGTTCAAGGCACTCAG